TGTTCTTCAAAAGGTACTGCCCTTTGCCTGATCAAGTGGCATATGTTACTTGCAAATAATTGCTTTGGCTACGGTGTCTGTCTTtagattttcaataataaacCAATCAATATCAGTCTTGCATTTTGTatgtgtttgtaattttttttaattctgttgAAATCTCTTAACTTAAAATCATTAGTAAAATTCTGGAATCTTGACATGTTCAATTTTCATTGGAAGATACTGGATAGTTCCATTGGAAATTATCGAATTTGGAGGGATTTGAAAGGACCAGCATGAAATCCCTTTAAAATGAACTGAGAATTTGTGAAATGTTTTAGAGTCACTGTGCTTGCATGTGAGTATGAAGGTCTCTCCAGTTTTTCTCTTGGTCATTCCTTTGTATCCTATCAAACATTATGAATGTGTCCCTAAACTGCCAGATATCTGCAGAAATAATCTGTCTTCAGCATCCCAAGAGATAACACTGCTGATATCTTTGATTGGATTTTGTGGTTGTCAAGCAGTAAAAGAAATAGTtcctttgatatttttgtttttgttggagaAAGTCTAGAAATTCATTAGAAAAGAAGCATTTAGAAGAATTGCATTGGGAATGAGACATGCtcctaaaagaaaaaggaaaagggactCCAAGCAAGAAAGCACTCCAAGCCTGTTGAATAACTGCTGGAGGAAACTCTTAATTGGAACTTTATTAAAAACTATCAACCTCTTTCACCAATCACTTGCCAGCAGCAGATTTAGTGCTGCTCTCTTCCTCTttcctaaaaattttaaatcaataaaatttggcTAGGATCATGCCTCCTTTTAATATCTCAAAGGTCTAATGCCAAGTTATCTGCCCATGACAAACTGAcagcccttttcttttcattgcttTTGTTATTTATAGGCAGTGGCCTCTTCTCCTATTGGAGGAGAACTTCTTACTGATTGCTTGCTGAAAAGCTTGGAGAGCAAAGGTGTCATGGTGAGTGAGTATAGGAATGAATTTGTGCTTTGAAAGGCCTACTTGATTTGTCAGAACTAACTAAaacatactctttttttttcttcttttcaaagTAATCTTTTTATTTGGCTATGCAGATAAAACCAAGgtactctttcaaaagaaaggaaatacaGCTGGGTGTGTTTCAGGTAATTTTTAAATGTCACTGGAAATTGTTTTGGGTTGTTACCTGTTGTGATGACAATTCCTTTTTCCATGTTTCTGCTAGATGTCCCTCAACATTTCTTTTGCTTTGTGATTCAGATCTAATTTCCATAGTTGCATTTTGTTcatatggaattttttttaatatatgccaTTGAgacctctttcatttttttgaatGTCGTAGACGGTGGATCTTGATTTTCCAAGTACAACTGAAAGCTATAGACTCTACTCTCAGGTCTGTGATTGGCTAGACAATTTTCCTCCCTGTGAAGTTGGGAATCTTTTTATATCTGATTGTTTGTTTTGGAAACAGAGAGTGATTGCAAGTGATATCAAGGAATGTGTGTGTCGAGCCCCAGATACACCATATGATGGTGTGTATTGCTTCATGTTGTATTTGCAATGATTGATTACTTGTAGATTTTATCCGTTAAGATCACATGATCTACTTAACAGAATTTCTggattgtatatattttttgtatgtgGATATGGTTTGTGGTGCAACCAATTTGTCTGTGTCTTGTTCTTGTAGTTTGAAAACATTAGAGCTGCTGTCAACTTTCATTAATGTTGCGGTTCATTTAATTCAAGGCAAGGCATCAGATTTACCaccaatatctgttttttcCCACACAAAATGTGACCTTATTTCCTTTGAGGGGTCGGAGCACTCGTGATGTTGAGTACTGTATCTTAGAAACCTGCTCCAAATTTTCTATCAAAGCTTCTATTTCTCAATGCATCCCAAAGTTCTGAAAgcacctttctttttcaaaagTAATGACAGAGTTGCTTAACATTTTCAAAATTGGTGAAATAGAATACCAGAAAATGTGCAAACTTTAGAAGCCAAGGGTCACCTTCTCAACCAATTCATGACGATGACTGAATGATTTCCATGACAGATCATGACAATCATGCTGTTTATTTGTAAACTGAATCTCTTGTGTAATTATGTTGGTTCTTGATACATCACATATAACAAGTTGTAATTTGTAATGAGTGTAGTGTTACAAGCATTCATTTATGCTAacctttctgtttctttttctttcctctacAAATTCAGAAAGTTCATACTCAAACATTCCAATGACTCCATATGAGCTTCCTGATGGCCAGTAAGTCCCATGCAATTCAATATTATCCAGTTTGAATgctgtttggtttgctttttacATTTAGAAATTGAATACTATGTTTTTCTACCTGACCTTCTGCTCTTAAATGCAAACAGGACAATTGAAATTGGAGCTGATAGATTCAAGATTCCAGATATTCTATTCAATCCATCCTTGGTTCAGGTTCATGGCTCACAAATACTCACAATCCCTCTTCAATGTTCAGTTCATTGCATCTTCTGTAACTCTGCAAtattttcactcttttttttttttttgggggggggggtgtccATTTGTTTATTCACTCCATGGGACAACGTGTCAGTTGCTATAATTTTCTTGAAGTACtgctattttcttcttttaactgCATCAATGGAGGGCAATTTTATAAAGTCTATGCTCACTTTCTTTTTTACCACCACAAGCACATGTTACAAATTCATGGTGGGCAAGAATTTCAGGATTTTCCAAAATAAAGTGGATAAAATGTTTATAATTCAGGGTCACTTCTTTTATATGTTTGGTGTATCTTTACCAtaactattttttcatttaactttgtttcttcTTGTGGTTATTGAATGGGTCTTTTCAGAATATCTTAGGAAGTATTCTTGAAATCTTTTGTCTTCCTGAATTTTGATGCTTCTTGTgccttaaattataattttgttaaacaTAAACACACTTCAATGATCATTTAATTTGTACATTTAACCAATTATTATCCTTTTCTTAGTACTTGTGAATCTGatgttcatataaaatattcatgAGTTGATTTATCTGTGGAGTGCAATTAGTTTGTGTATTGTAAGTCTATCTGGTATTTCATTGGTGAAAATCTTCAGCCTGTGTTCACATACAATAAATTGTTTTGTGACTAATATCAGACAATTCCTGGTATGGATAATTTTGTGGAGATTGCTTCTAGTGCTCGTGGTTTGCCGCAAATGGTAAATTTACTCTTTTTTACATAACAAATTTTTTGTTGAACTTAAAAATAACTAGTTACCTTCTATCACTTCTATTTAAGTAGTTATTTGTCAATGTTTGCAGGCTATTGAAAGCATTAATAAGTGTGATGTTGATATCCGGAGAGAACTGTTTAGTAGTATACTGGTAAAGTGAACAAGCTCATTATCAACTCTGATTGTaatgttgaaagaaaataactaGCAAAATGTGTGGATGGCATGATAACTGATTATAATGGCAGATTATCATATCATAGTGTTAGTTCGATGAATTTCTTCaatgtgaaaaagaaataaaggaagaaaTACATGGATTTTAGTTCACtagatttgtttaaaatttcaatGTTGATGtggttccttttctttactGTGTGATTTAGCTTGCTGGTGGAACAGCATCAATGCAACAGTTGAAGGAACGACTTGAGAAAGATTTGGTTGAGGTACTTTTTTGGCTgaaaacttgatttgttttttacccTTTGAAATCATTGGGAATCCTTTTTTAGCTTTCGCCATTTCAAGACTTCAACAGTAGATTTATCATCCCAATCATCTCGCTTTACTTGCAACATATTTTTAGTATTCAGTGACCTGAAGTAAAAAGGCAAAACTTCACCATGCCTTACACTGTCAGTTCCATACCATCATACACTTGGAATGCAGCATTTTTACTTGCAATTCTATTATTTGGTGCCAAGAGTATGGAAAAGCTCATTGTATTACTGTAGCCCTTTGTCACGCTTCTGCATGCATGcacttttttttgttgagacTGATAATACATTAATATTTGCATGATAGAACTATTCTTATCAGAAATCATCTAGATATGAATacaaatttcatatgagaacAAACTTCTGTTTCCACAGTTCAAAAAGAAAGAACACAGGAACTTCTGTTTCAGACTAAGTtacaaaataatgaaatgatCATTCATCCCTGTGCAGGAGTCTCCTCAAGCTGCCAGAGTTAAAGTGCTGGCTAGTGGAAATGCAACTGAAAGGAGATTCAGGTTTGATTAACTTGCTTAACCCCAAACAATCATGGTATCTTGGTATCTAGTGGCTTCTAGtgtattggtaaaaaaaaatgtgaactaAACAATAATGCATTCTCATTATTTGTAAGGTGGTGGACAACTGAAAAATGGTTTTGGGGGTTTGCATTAGAGATAGATGTGTTGAAGTATCGAGAATCCTGAAGATGAATTTAGAAACAAAGATAAGTCTAATAACTCAATAATTGAATGTTTTGTGGATAGCCAGATATTCCAAAGAGCACAGACAGTAGTGGTGGAAAACTCACTGCAAACTTGAAACTTTGAGGAGTAATTCCTTCAGTCAGTTTATTCCAATGTATGGTGCTTTGATGTATTAGTTCTCATCTTTGTGAGAAACAAGATGGTATTGTCTTGGCAGTCTAAAGTCAGCTTATTACCATTCATTTAAAGTATGATTTGGTGATTGCCATGTgtttagttgatattttttgtaGTGTTCACGACATATTCTTTCATGTACAAACACTTGGTAGAAGAGCTGATAGTTTCTTTATGTTGCAAAGCATTTCATGTTTAACTAACTGATATTTCTCTAGCTGACAAGTCccttttttgaataatttcttTACAAtccatttttataaataaaaaataaatggttgtttttcaaatgattATTTGAGCAGTGTATGGATAGGAGGTAGTATACTGGCATCTCTTGGTTCATTCCAGCAGACGTGGTTCTCCAAATCTGAGTAAGTTTCATCTTTCAGAACTCTGTTATATGGATTAATTACTGAGGTTCAAGGagcatattttcaaattttggctCCTGTTTTCCGAAGATTTccagaatttaaattttacattaAGCTTTACGAATTCAAGTTTGAACAAATATATCATCCTCAAATTTAAGCACGCGGAATTGACAGGTATGAAGAGCATGGGGTGTCTTATGTACAAAGAAAATGCCCTTGATACTATATTTATGAAGGTAGCCGCTCAGAAGTATCAGTTGTCGGGGAGGATAATTTTATGGTTGGTGGAGATTTCTTCAAAGTCATCTGAGCTCTAACATTTCTGGGATCATATAGCTTTCCAGCAAGTTTGCAGCATCTACTGTCACCACGAAACATTAGCTTTAGATTGTATCATTATCTTCCTGACTTTGGTTAGCATAATCAGCATTTTCCATTCACTCATTCCGTGACAATCTGATCCTGTAGCGTAGGTTGATGCCCTTTTGTATACTATTTACAAACATGTATTAGGTTGTTAATGCGAACAATCTGTACTATTATTACTTTGACAGAaaagatgcaattgaaaaaaagaggATTTTGgtactcttttttctttaagcAAAACCGATAATATATGGTTAATTAAAGCTGAAAATTACAGGCCTTTTAATCTACCCTCTCCCCGTTTCATTTGGTGTATTTTTGTTTCTACCTGCATGCTACCTCCCATCCAATTTTTTCATTGGAACATCTTTTAAAGTTTTGTAGTGATTCCTCGACAAGGTTAGTATCATGACTGAATGTAAATTATACCATCTATCTGTTATCAAAAACCAAATCCTGGAACAATAGAACTTCAACCTCGAGTCTCACAAATGGAG
The sequence above is drawn from the Populus alba chromosome 15, ASM523922v2, whole genome shotgun sequence genome and encodes:
- the LOC118032780 gene encoding actin-related protein 4 isoform X2, translated to MYGGDEVSAIVIDLGSHTCKAGYAGEDAPKAVFPSVVGSTDQMDVDDTTSKCKLYVGSQALGFRRDHMEVFFIRCYHLSRMGSLLTGIWLTAYGIMLSEPSSNSQQQRERTAELIFEKYNVPALFLAKNAVLTSFASGRATSLVVDGGGGSTTIAPVHDGYVLQKAVASSPIGGELLTDCLLKSLESKGVMIKPRYSFKRKEIQLGVFQTVDLDFPSTTESYRLYSQRVIASDIKECVCRAPDTPYDESSYSNIPMTPYELPDGQTIEIGADRFKIPDILFNPSLVQTIPGMDNFVEIASSARGLPQMAIESINKCDVDIRRELFSSILLAGGTASMQQLKERLEKDLVEESPQAARVKVLASGNATERRFSVWIGGSILASLGSFQQTWFSKSEYEEHGVSYVQRKCP
- the LOC118032780 gene encoding actin-related protein 4 isoform X3, which codes for MYGGDEVSAIVIDLGSHTCKAGYAGEDAPKAVFPSVVGSTDQMDVDDTTSKCKLYVGSQALGFRRDHMEVLSPFKDGIVADWDMVDSIWNHAFRECLLIDPKEHPMLLAEPSSNSQQQRERTAELIFEKYNVPALFLAKNAVLTSFASGRATSLVVDGGGGSTTIAPVHDGYVLQKAVASSPIGGELLTDCLLKSLESKGVMIKPRYSFKRKEIQLGVFQTVDLDFPSTTESYRLYSQRVIASDIKECVCRAPDTPYDESSYSNIPMTPYELPDGQTIEIGADRFKIPDILFNPSLVQTIPGMDNFVEIASSARGLPQMAIESINKCDVDIRRELFSSILLAGGTASMQQLKERLEKDLVEESPQAARVKVLASGNATERRFRWWTTEKWFWGFALEIDVLKYRES
- the LOC118032780 gene encoding actin-related protein 4 isoform X1; protein product: MYGGDEVSAIVIDLGSHTCKAGYAGEDAPKAVFPSVVGSTDQMDVDDTTSKCKLYVGSQALGFRRDHMEVLSPFKDGIVADWDMVDSIWNHAFRECLLIDPKEHPMLLAEPSSNSQQQRERTAELIFEKYNVPALFLAKNAVLTSFASGRATSLVVDGGGGSTTIAPVHDGYVLQKAVASSPIGGELLTDCLLKSLESKGVMIKPRYSFKRKEIQLGVFQTVDLDFPSTTESYRLYSQRVIASDIKECVCRAPDTPYDESSYSNIPMTPYELPDGQTIEIGADRFKIPDILFNPSLVQTIPGMDNFVEIASSARGLPQMAIESINKCDVDIRRELFSSILLAGGTASMQQLKERLEKDLVEESPQAARVKVLASGNATERRFSVWIGGSILASLGSFQQTWFSKSEYEEHGVSYVQRKCP
- the LOC118032780 gene encoding actin-related protein 4 isoform X4, encoding MVDSIWNHAFRECLLIDPKEHPMLLAEPSSNSQQQRERTAELIFEKYNVPALFLAKNAVLTSFASGRATSLVVDGGGGSTTIAPVHDGYVLQKAVASSPIGGELLTDCLLKSLESKGVMIKPRYSFKRKEIQLGVFQTVDLDFPSTTESYRLYSQRVIASDIKECVCRAPDTPYDESSYSNIPMTPYELPDGQTIEIGADRFKIPDILFNPSLVQTIPGMDNFVEIASSARGLPQMAIESINKCDVDIRRELFSSILLAGGTASMQQLKERLEKDLVEESPQAARVKVLASGNATERRFSVWIGGSILASLGSFQQTWFSKSEYEEHGVSYVQRKCP